A single genomic interval of Aegicerativicinus sediminis harbors:
- a CDS encoding SusC/RagA family TonB-linked outer membrane protein, whose product MKLTFLILFTAVISLHANDSYSQRKLINLQLQGVTIAQAIDEIEANSDFNFIFNIKDVDLTRTIDIQAMNVSIENVLNQMFGNTLTDFVIRNKQIILKDREISVSTAPKQQQNIRVVGTITDSNGFPLAGVTVLNGAKTLGVATDIDGKFSIALPSDTESIVVSYLGFETKTILLAEIADLTNVSITLNESTSQLDEVVVTGYQTLSKERTAGSFSKLTAEDIQQRPSSPNILERIRGQVAGLSVSPATGLINLRGRSTIFSSQETPLIVIDNFPMSDQTAFNLNNNLGSLNPEDIESITILKDASAASIWGARAANGVIVITTKKGTKNRKPTVAFSSFVELENKIDTDDFQWMNTEQEIELDQEFLDKGWYNLNSIANSTGSINDLHLAYIYRNGLSPDGNVWSENTFNNFIEELKGRNINKEFSKHFFRNALRVTHNLSMQGGGDNNTYFASLAYTDYQSANIGNDDDRITLTVNNTVDFSDKIKFTSLLSGGIRNQTLNSLSPSFGTAGAAEVFQQLQAYDQILDENGNLRQYYVGWNPWISQAREEEVGSPMTFNWLEERLNKNDSDMRMDLRARFQLDAEILKDLTVSSAFAYEINYYKSDTYNSMDLPSHRNFINDYYVDGEYQIPVGTDYAHDRNIRRGWVFRNSINWDKTWGDHQLTVLGIGEYSRFYSDNMFNRVYGYDEQSLQYIPASETLSAGVQNFNGNRLFSRPSDYFSKSEEDIRNVSFASNLAYTYKDKYTVNGSIRVEQANIWGSDPEFRYKPLWSVAAGWELGREDFMADVSWVDRLKLRASYGIGGISDNSSSPYAQAIPRSIFWGRPYIYSRLNVPSNPSLRWAEVATTNIGVDFALFGNKLSGTAEYYVRKSSDILGRRAVDPTNGWASATLNYAATDNKGFELSLNTDIISNDNFNWNVRANFNYNENIVTNFYGENNQEPSLLVNGGTFLQGDPFFNLYAYRFGEINDNGEFMAAKRDGTLVHWSDIPTEITLEDMVSVGTEIAPYYGGLTNTFTYKSFDLSVLVNYQAGHYFKNFVNYLTSSAGTYNNTSSTFGNVRTNKIWNDRWRQPGDEASTNIPRAYYAGINPRTGESEGGSGATSSQGFYWTSSDINYHKADFIRIQEIILGYNMPQKYIDKTFFTNLRLSFQITNPYLWTANDIDRDPEAFFDDAYVNLTRYTLGLRANF is encoded by the coding sequence ATGAAACTGACTTTCCTGATCTTGTTTACGGCTGTTATTAGCTTACATGCAAATGACTCCTATTCTCAGCGAAAATTAATCAACCTTCAATTGCAAGGTGTAACAATTGCACAGGCAATAGATGAAATTGAGGCCAATTCTGATTTCAATTTTATTTTTAACATTAAGGATGTTGATTTAACAAGAACAATCGACATTCAAGCGATGAATGTTTCTATCGAAAATGTATTAAACCAAATGTTTGGTAATACATTGACAGATTTCGTCATTAGAAACAAACAAATTATCTTAAAGGATAGAGAAATTTCTGTATCCACAGCACCAAAGCAACAACAAAATATTAGAGTTGTTGGTACTATTACCGATAGCAATGGTTTTCCATTAGCTGGTGTTACTGTTTTAAATGGAGCAAAAACATTGGGTGTCGCTACAGACATCGATGGGAAATTCTCCATAGCTCTACCATCTGATACAGAAAGCATTGTGGTTTCGTATCTTGGTTTTGAAACAAAAACTATTTTATTGGCAGAGATTGCTGACTTAACAAATGTTAGCATCACTCTTAATGAGTCAACAAGTCAATTAGACGAAGTGGTTGTTACGGGTTACCAAACGTTGTCTAAGGAACGTACAGCTGGTTCGTTCTCTAAACTGACTGCAGAAGATATTCAACAGAGACCTTCATCACCTAACATTTTGGAAAGAATTAGAGGTCAGGTCGCTGGTTTAAGTGTGAGTCCTGCAACAGGTCTTATCAATCTTAGAGGTCGGTCCACCATCTTTTCTTCTCAAGAAACACCGCTTATCGTAATTGATAACTTCCCGATGTCTGACCAGACTGCATTTAATTTGAACAACAATTTAGGTTCACTTAACCCTGAAGATATTGAATCTATTACGATTCTTAAAGATGCTTCTGCTGCTTCTATTTGGGGAGCAAGAGCGGCGAATGGTGTAATTGTAATTACCACTAAAAAAGGAACAAAAAATAGAAAGCCAACTGTTGCATTTTCTTCTTTTGTTGAGTTAGAAAACAAAATTGATACAGATGATTTTCAATGGATGAATACCGAACAGGAGATAGAATTAGACCAAGAATTTTTAGACAAAGGTTGGTATAATTTAAATAGTATTGCTAATTCTACTGGTAGTATCAATGATTTACATTTAGCATATATCTATAGAAATGGGTTGTCACCAGATGGCAACGTATGGTCTGAAAACACCTTTAATAATTTCATAGAAGAGCTTAAGGGCAGAAATATCAACAAGGAGTTTAGCAAACATTTCTTTAGAAATGCCCTTAGGGTAACCCATAATTTATCCATGCAGGGTGGTGGTGATAACAACACCTATTTCGCTTCATTGGCATATACAGATTATCAATCTGCCAACATAGGCAATGACGATGATCGTATAACCTTAACGGTTAATAACACTGTTGATTTTTCTGACAAAATTAAGTTTACCTCTTTGCTGTCTGGTGGTATCAGAAATCAAACACTAAATTCATTAAGCCCTAGCTTTGGAACTGCTGGAGCTGCAGAGGTTTTTCAACAATTACAGGCATATGACCAAATCCTTGATGAAAATGGAAACCTAAGACAGTATTATGTAGGTTGGAATCCATGGATATCCCAAGCTAGAGAAGAAGAGGTTGGATCACCAATGACTTTTAATTGGTTAGAAGAACGATTAAATAAAAATGACAGTGATATGAGAATGGACCTTAGGGCACGTTTTCAGTTAGATGCTGAAATTCTAAAAGATTTAACTGTTTCAAGTGCCTTTGCATATGAAATCAATTATTATAAAAGCGATACTTATAATAGTATGGACTTACCATCTCATCGTAATTTTATCAATGATTATTATGTGGATGGAGAATACCAAATACCTGTTGGAACCGATTATGCCCACGACCGAAACATAAGAAGAGGTTGGGTGTTCCGTAACAGTATTAATTGGGATAAGACATGGGGCGATCATCAATTGACTGTATTAGGTATTGGTGAATATTCAAGGTTTTACTCAGACAATATGTTTAACCGAGTGTATGGGTATGATGAGCAAAGTCTACAGTACATTCCGGCATCAGAGACACTTAGTGCTGGTGTCCAGAATTTCAACGGAAACCGTTTGTTCAGTAGACCATCTGATTATTTTTCAAAATCCGAAGAAGACATAAGAAATGTAAGTTTCGCGTCTAACTTAGCATATACGTATAAAGACAAGTACACTGTTAATGGTAGTATTAGAGTTGAACAAGCAAATATTTGGGGAAGTGATCCTGAATTCCGTTATAAACCATTATGGTCTGTTGCTGCCGGTTGGGAATTAGGAAGAGAAGATTTCATGGCTGACGTTTCATGGGTCGACAGATTAAAATTAAGAGCTTCATATGGTATCGGTGGTATTTCTGACAACTCATCATCCCCATATGCGCAGGCCATTCCTAGATCTATATTCTGGGGTAGACCTTATATTTATTCTCGCTTAAATGTGCCGTCTAACCCAAGTTTACGTTGGGCAGAAGTAGCAACAACCAATATAGGTGTAGATTTTGCATTGTTTGGCAATAAATTGTCTGGTACTGCAGAATATTATGTCCGTAAGAGTAGTGATATTTTAGGTAGAAGAGCAGTAGATCCTACAAATGGATGGGCATCTGCCACCTTGAATTATGCCGCTACCGACAATAAAGGATTTGAGTTATCATTGAACACTGATATAATATCTAACGATAACTTTAATTGGAATGTACGTGCCAATTTTAACTACAATGAAAACATCGTTACTAACTTCTATGGTGAAAATAACCAAGAGCCAAGCTTATTGGTCAATGGTGGTACCTTTTTACAAGGTGATCCATTCTTTAACCTGTACGCTTATAGATTTGGGGAAATCAATGATAATGGCGAGTTTATGGCTGCAAAAAGAGATGGTACTTTAGTACATTGGTCAGACATTCCTACTGAGATAACTTTAGAAGACATGGTGAGTGTTGGAACGGAAATAGCCCCATATTATGGAGGTTTAACCAATACCTTTACCTATAAAAGTTTTGATTTAAGTGTCCTTGTTAATTATCAAGCTGGACATTATTTTAAAAATTTTGTAAACTATTTGACTTCATCTGCAGGTACCTACAACAATACATCTTCTACTTTTGGAAATGTTAGAACAAATAAAATATGGAACGATCGTTGGAGACAACCGGGAGATGAAGCCTCCACTAATATACCACGTGCTTACTACGCAGGTATCAACCCAAGAACGGGTGAAAGCGAAGGTGGAAGCGGTGCCACATCTAGCCAAGGTTTTTATTGGACCAGTTCTGATATTAATTACCACAAAGCAGATTTCATAAGAATCCAGGAGATTATCCTAGGCTATAACATGCCGCAGAAATACATCGACAAAACGTTCTTTACCAATTTGAGGTTGAGTTTTCAAATAACCAATCCATATCTATGGACTGCAAATGACATAGATAGAGATCCAGAGGCCTTCTTTGATGATGCATATGTTAATCTAACGAGATATACATTAGGATTAAGAGCTAACTTTTAA
- a CDS encoding RagB/SusD family nutrient uptake outer membrane protein, producing MKIKYIVLSLVVAFTFSCENPDEFLDVLPKGRVIPSALKDYDDLLSNYAILRGKGENLRYMDPDVFMSDVVYGNIQNDVVSTNAYRWAHDLYPENGRDQDYIEFYDYIHQSNFILENIGDAEVGNYQESMRPILRGEALAQRAFEYFHAVNEYAPHYDPNNPEELAIAMPLSVDLEAQLGKSSTGDIYNQILSDLERAMELIGPDYPAINRTMNWRPGTASILALLAEVHLYMGNFSEAVNYSNQALAKYNFLYDYNNVEFRNSSNPWLGYSVGGDINAWIYGTLNQETIWNRYTQYGFRTPHLYHPDFEALYDKDNDRRWHLFSTQVTSAGLDTSPNYCYIYVGERSVGLTTYRLMLTNAEAKARTGDGSGAIAMLNQLLEMRITNFTPYTHTDNASTLQLIKNERRKELHGSSLNIFDQKRYHIYGDNVPTYTRVIPDSGDTVTLEPGDEGYYLGIAPAILNLNPNLRD from the coding sequence ATGAAAATTAAATATATAGTATTAAGTCTGGTGGTAGCTTTTACATTCTCTTGTGAGAATCCAGATGAATTTTTAGATGTATTGCCAAAAGGAAGGGTTATTCCTTCTGCTCTTAAAGATTATGATGATCTATTAAGCAATTATGCCATATTAAGAGGTAAAGGCGAAAACTTACGTTATATGGATCCAGACGTATTTATGTCTGACGTTGTATATGGAAACATCCAAAACGATGTAGTCTCAACAAACGCTTATAGATGGGCGCATGATTTATACCCTGAAAATGGAAGAGATCAAGATTATATAGAATTTTATGACTATATCCATCAGTCTAATTTTATTTTGGAAAATATCGGTGATGCAGAAGTTGGCAATTACCAAGAAAGCATGAGGCCAATTCTTCGTGGAGAGGCTTTAGCGCAGAGAGCGTTCGAATATTTTCATGCTGTAAATGAATATGCACCACATTACGATCCTAACAATCCGGAAGAACTAGCAATCGCTATGCCTCTTTCGGTAGATTTGGAGGCTCAATTAGGCAAGTCAAGCACTGGTGACATTTATAATCAAATCCTTTCTGATTTAGAACGGGCAATGGAATTAATAGGTCCTGACTATCCTGCCATTAACAGAACAATGAACTGGAGACCTGGTACTGCATCTATTTTGGCGTTGTTAGCAGAAGTACATCTGTATATGGGTAATTTTTCAGAAGCGGTTAATTATTCAAACCAAGCCCTTGCTAAATACAACTTTCTTTACGATTACAATAATGTGGAGTTCAGAAACAGTTCAAATCCTTGGTTAGGTTATAGTGTAGGCGGTGATATCAACGCATGGATTTATGGTACACTTAACCAAGAAACTATTTGGAATCGCTATACGCAGTATGGGTTTAGAACACCACATTTATATCACCCAGACTTCGAAGCTTTGTACGATAAGGATAATGATAGAAGATGGCATTTATTTTCTACTCAAGTGACTAGTGCAGGTTTAGACACTTCTCCTAACTACTGTTATATCTATGTAGGAGAGCGCAGTGTGGGTCTTACAACCTATAGGTTGATGCTTACAAATGCTGAAGCCAAAGCAAGAACTGGTGATGGATCTGGTGCTATAGCAATGTTAAATCAGTTGTTAGAAATGCGTATTACAAATTTCACACCTTATACGCATACAGACAATGCATCTACTTTACAACTTATCAAAAATGAGAGACGTAAAGAATTACATGGATCTTCATTGAACATTTTCGATCAGAAGAGATACCATATTTATGGAGACAATGTACCAACCTATACGAGGGTAATTCCAGATTCAGGTGATACGGTTACTTTAGAACCTGGAGATGAGGGTTATTATTTAGGTATAGCACCTGCTATATTAAATTTAAACCCTAACCTTAGAGATTAA